Proteins found in one Bremerella volcania genomic segment:
- a CDS encoding DEAD/DEAH box helicase, which translates to MTPSDPFPSIRFRGQLRPSQVQVRDVAQQQLSRGERQLHIVAPPGSGKTVVGLYLWAEMIKRPALVLSPNSAIQSQWAARTDLFETDRPMSMLVSTSPDEPKLLTSLTYQAVTLPRRGDDGLDHAAMSLWEDRLISKGQAQDPAEAKVWIRDLKKHNRDYYDERLSAYRKSVRDEAGLAGESFEMLHQSCLRTWQRLREEGVGMLILDECHHLVGHWGRVLSDAMQYLDDPIVVGLTATPPDGDGKIPADFERYQEFLGPIDHDVPVPAVVRDGFLAPYQDLVYFVRPSEAELRFVAQADDHLEEILQEVTNKPADNGDEVSVAEVAPVEEPEGDETEGDELKLHHVGGTEAVYKDEDNPFADLISEVEAEQGTPPEPKPQTEVAVVDEAPRVKALVPWLLQMLETRRHATSTFKTWSSFHRRDPDFADAARVFLQTRNVELPAEVPPVVLEVPIEEVPQIPVIIPVLDRYVRHGLRRSANAEDRALAERVISGLRMLGVQITETGCQACASPVGRVLAYSSEKAKALVPILMAEMAALGDAIRAVVVTDFEKTSATISEVEHLLSSEAGGAIAAFRVLVSDPRLDELDPILVTGSSVLVDDDLSEKFEAAAKEWLSNAGYDATLTFAAEVGFHVVSGSGRDWCPRVYVEMITDLFQRGLTKCLVGTRGLLGEGWDANKINVLIDLTTVTTSMTVRQLRGRSFRLDPQVPEKLADNWDVVCLAPEFSKGLDDYARFIKKHQNIFGVTDDSVIEKGVGHVHPALTDLRPELLEGSVRDLNRDMLARVTLRRETRDLWQIGTPYEGTPNHTLEMRIKGSSREAGGFPPFAGTKEPWSSESLVQAIGEAIARTMVDLKLIKSPPDVVAKSRAGGYVRVLLEDASDGDSRLFVTALHEALGPLNRPRYIIPRKLKFVRTNWLSRMLPKMLGQYFEKSEDKTVMVHAVPNALAKNKETVEVYQRYWNHYVSPGFPVFALRGEGEDLMREALKKGMSPEGDFHEKEIFR; encoded by the coding sequence ATGACGCCGAGCGATCCATTTCCGTCGATTAGATTCCGCGGCCAATTGCGCCCTTCACAAGTTCAGGTACGCGACGTCGCCCAGCAGCAGCTATCGCGGGGGGAGCGGCAACTGCATATCGTCGCTCCGCCAGGCTCAGGCAAGACGGTCGTCGGCCTCTACCTCTGGGCCGAAATGATCAAGCGGCCGGCGCTGGTGCTCAGTCCCAACTCGGCCATTCAATCGCAATGGGCGGCCAGGACCGACCTGTTCGAGACCGACCGGCCGATGTCGATGCTGGTCAGCACCTCCCCAGACGAGCCGAAGTTACTGACTTCGCTCACCTATCAGGCCGTCACGCTGCCGCGCCGCGGTGACGATGGGCTCGATCATGCGGCTATGTCGCTGTGGGAAGATCGCCTGATCTCGAAGGGGCAAGCCCAAGATCCGGCCGAAGCGAAGGTTTGGATTCGCGATCTGAAGAAGCACAATCGCGACTACTACGACGAGCGTCTGTCGGCCTATCGCAAGAGTGTGCGCGACGAAGCAGGCCTCGCCGGTGAATCATTTGAAATGTTGCACCAGTCGTGCCTGCGAACCTGGCAGCGACTGCGGGAAGAAGGGGTTGGGATGCTCATCCTCGACGAATGCCATCACCTGGTGGGGCACTGGGGACGCGTGCTTTCCGACGCGATGCAGTACCTCGACGATCCGATCGTCGTGGGGCTTACCGCGACGCCCCCTGACGGCGATGGAAAGATCCCCGCCGACTTCGAGCGTTACCAAGAGTTCCTCGGGCCTATCGATCATGATGTGCCGGTGCCGGCGGTCGTGCGCGATGGCTTTCTCGCTCCTTATCAGGATCTGGTCTACTTCGTCCGCCCTTCCGAGGCCGAGCTGCGCTTCGTCGCCCAGGCCGACGATCACCTGGAAGAGATTCTGCAGGAAGTCACCAACAAACCGGCCGACAACGGAGACGAAGTGTCGGTCGCGGAAGTTGCTCCGGTCGAAGAACCGGAAGGGGATGAGACGGAAGGAGACGAACTGAAGTTGCACCACGTGGGTGGAACCGAAGCGGTTTACAAGGACGAGGATAATCCCTTCGCGGATCTGATTTCGGAAGTTGAAGCCGAACAGGGAACGCCTCCCGAACCAAAGCCGCAGACGGAAGTTGCCGTCGTCGACGAGGCACCTCGGGTCAAGGCACTCGTTCCCTGGCTGCTGCAGATGCTCGAAACACGCCGACACGCAACCAGCACGTTCAAGACGTGGTCTTCCTTTCATCGTCGTGATCCCGATTTTGCGGACGCTGCCCGCGTGTTTCTGCAGACGCGAAACGTCGAGTTGCCTGCGGAAGTTCCGCCGGTGGTACTGGAAGTGCCAATCGAGGAAGTGCCGCAGATCCCAGTCATTATCCCGGTGCTCGATCGTTACGTACGGCATGGGCTGCGACGTTCGGCCAACGCCGAGGATCGTGCATTGGCCGAGAGAGTGATTTCCGGTCTGCGAATGCTGGGCGTGCAGATCACGGAAACCGGCTGCCAGGCATGCGCTTCGCCGGTCGGACGCGTGCTGGCTTATTCCAGTGAAAAAGCGAAGGCCCTGGTTCCGATTCTCATGGCCGAGATGGCGGCGCTGGGGGATGCGATTCGCGCGGTGGTGGTGACCGACTTCGAGAAGACCTCAGCCACGATCTCCGAGGTCGAACATCTGCTCAGCAGCGAAGCAGGCGGAGCGATCGCCGCGTTTCGCGTGCTGGTCAGCGATCCAAGGCTGGACGAACTCGATCCAATCCTGGTCACCGGTTCGAGCGTGCTGGTGGATGATGACCTATCGGAAAAATTCGAGGCCGCGGCCAAAGAGTGGCTCTCCAACGCCGGCTATGATGCGACGTTGACGTTCGCCGCCGAAGTTGGTTTTCACGTCGTTTCCGGCAGCGGTCGTGATTGGTGCCCTCGCGTTTACGTCGAGATGATTACCGACCTCTTCCAGCGCGGTCTGACGAAGTGCCTCGTCGGCACGCGAGGGCTTTTGGGGGAAGGCTGGGACGCGAACAAGATCAACGTACTTATCGATCTGACGACCGTCACCACGAGCATGACGGTGCGGCAACTTCGGGGGAGATCTTTTCGATTGGATCCCCAGGTTCCCGAGAAACTGGCTGACAACTGGGATGTCGTCTGCCTGGCTCCGGAATTCAGCAAGGGCCTGGACGACTATGCCCGCTTCATCAAGAAGCATCAGAACATTTTTGGCGTGACCGATGACTCGGTGATCGAGAAGGGGGTCGGTCACGTCCACCCAGCTCTGACCGATTTACGCCCTGAGTTGTTGGAAGGTTCGGTCCGTGATTTGAATCGCGACATGCTTGCACGCGTGACGCTGCGACGTGAGACACGCGACTTATGGCAGATCGGAACTCCCTATGAAGGAACTCCGAATCACACGCTGGAAATGCGAATTAAAGGGTCATCACGCGAGGCAGGCGGTTTTCCTCCGTTTGCCGGAACCAAAGAGCCCTGGTCGAGTGAGTCGCTGGTGCAAGCCATTGGCGAGGCAATTGCCCGCACGATGGTCGACCTGAAATTGATTAAGTCGCCACCGGATGTCGTAGCGAAGTCTCGAGCTGGTGGTTACGTACGTGTATTGCTGGAAGACGCCAGCGACGGGGATAGCCGTCTGTTCGTAACGGCTTTGCACGAGGCGCTCGGCCCGTTGAATCGTCCCCGCTACATTATTCCTCGCAAGCTCAAGTTCGTACGAACCAATTGGCTGTCACGCATGTTGCCGAAGATGCTCGGGCAATATTTCGAGAAGAGTGAAGACAAGACCGTGATGGTGCACGCCGTGCCCAATGCCCTGGCAAAGAACAAAGAGACGGTCGAAGTTTACCAACGCTATTGGAACCACTACGTCAGCCCGGGCTTCCCGGTGTTTGCCTTGCGGGGTGAAGGGGAAGATCTCATGCGCGAGGCGCTGAAGAAAGGGATGAGCCCAGAAGGTGATTTCCACGAAAAGGAAATCTTTCGCTAA
- a CDS encoding H-X9-DG-CTERM domain-containing protein — protein MMPFVYESPALGNEGQGDATTYVAITGPKSVLGMDKASTFGEITVGTSNAIMVVEDTTNPVPWYKPVDISPQALTSKNFDDQYFNGVQALMADGSVHFFPEASKTQVQGMTSVDGS, from the coding sequence ATGATGCCGTTTGTGTACGAAAGCCCTGCCCTGGGAAATGAAGGCCAGGGGGATGCCACCACGTATGTTGCCATTACGGGACCCAAGTCGGTGTTGGGAATGGACAAGGCCAGTACGTTCGGGGAAATCACGGTGGGAACATCCAACGCCATCATGGTGGTCGAGGACACGACCAACCCGGTTCCTTGGTACAAGCCGGTCGATATCTCCCCCCAGGCACTCACGTCGAAGAATTTCGACGATCAATATTTCAACGGAGTTCAAGCGTTGATGGCCGACGGCTCGGTTCACTTCTTCCCTGAAGCCAGCAAGACTCAAGTGCAGGGTATGACGTCCGTCGATGGAAGTTAG
- a CDS encoding DUF1559 family PulG-like putative transporter encodes MKASRRGDAKVVIIILVVVFGVMALLCAGIVVALLVPAIGQARMAAQRMQSQNNLKVIGLALHNYHDTYGTLPPAYIPDEDGQPMHSWRVLILPFVEANHIYAQYD; translated from the coding sequence ATGAAAGCTTCTCGACGCGGCGATGCCAAAGTCGTCATTATCATCTTGGTCGTTGTGTTTGGGGTGATGGCCCTCCTGTGTGCCGGCATCGTGGTGGCACTCTTGGTGCCGGCGATCGGCCAGGCCCGGATGGCTGCCCAGCGGATGCAGTCCCAGAACAACCTGAAGGTGATTGGGCTCGCCCTGCATAACTACCACGATACTTATGGTACCTTGCCGCCTGCTTATATTCCGGATGAAGATGGACAGCCGATGCACTCGTGGCGGGTGTTGATCCTGCCGTTCGTCGAAGCGAATCACATCTACGCTCAGTACGACTGA
- a CDS encoding DUF1559 family PulG-like putative transporter, with translation MNEPNPFDSPEAYTGKPEPKKWWHFTVVEWIVMVLIIFVLAALLMPAAKMAKTSGRRDWSANHLKEIGIALHNYHDLYGTLPPAVVTDAEGRPLYSWRVLLLPFLEQQALYDQFDLSQPWDSQTNRPLVEQMPYMFESPFLDPTENPGMTSYLAVVDPEGKRTLMLSQEGRAFDEVPCELGNVAMVVEQIDQAVIWTKPEDISPFELIERPPIDQNDHAYYAVLFGDASVTWMPEDDPQQLRACLLCKEFAKAGETSAYE, from the coding sequence ATGAACGAGCCCAATCCGTTCGATAGTCCTGAGGCTTACACGGGTAAGCCGGAGCCCAAGAAGTGGTGGCATTTCACGGTTGTCGAATGGATCGTCATGGTGCTCATTATCTTCGTCTTGGCCGCGCTGCTCATGCCGGCGGCGAAGATGGCCAAGACGAGTGGCCGTCGGGATTGGTCGGCGAACCATCTCAAGGAAATCGGCATCGCTCTGCACAACTATCACGACCTCTATGGCACCTTGCCCCCGGCCGTGGTGACCGATGCCGAGGGGCGTCCGCTTTACTCGTGGCGAGTGCTGCTTCTGCCATTTCTAGAGCAGCAGGCTCTCTACGACCAATTCGACCTTTCTCAGCCGTGGGACAGCCAGACGAATCGACCGTTGGTCGAGCAAATGCCGTATATGTTCGAGAGTCCCTTTTTGGATCCTACCGAGAACCCTGGAATGACGAGCTACCTGGCGGTAGTCGACCCGGAAGGAAAACGAACCCTCATGCTTTCCCAAGAAGGACGTGCGTTTGACGAAGTACCTTGTGAACTAGGTAACGTAGCGATGGTCGTCGAGCAGATCGACCAGGCGGTGATTTGGACGAAACCAGAGGATATCAGTCCTTTTGAGTTGATCGAAAGGCCCCCAATCGACCAGAATGACCATGCCTACTACGCGGTGCTGTTTGGCGATGCATCGGTTACGTGGATGCCTGAAGATGATCCCCAACAGCTGCGAGCATGCCTTCTTTGCAAAGAATTTGCCAAGGCAGGCGAAACGTCTGCCTATGAATAA
- a CDS encoding DUF1559 family PulG-like putative transporter translates to MMNWGCLLIELVFLWALLVPAVYTPRSASRRMASANNLKQIGLAMHNYYDTYGTLPPAYVADAQGEPLYSWRVLLLPFIEEKKLYEQFHLDEPWSSDHNRKLLNKMPGIYESPFHPGSAEAKGKTPYRAVVDTREERTVLRPTKGRNFREVTDGLAFSALVIDDPVRLVEWTKPEDIDPLHLLALTQIGDNEMHGILVLMGDASYTFIGEANRDELIGMIYCDDGRTGKDES, encoded by the coding sequence ATGATGAACTGGGGATGCTTGCTGATTGAGTTGGTGTTTCTCTGGGCCTTGCTTGTGCCAGCGGTGTACACGCCCAGATCCGCTTCGCGTCGAATGGCCTCTGCCAATAACCTGAAGCAGATAGGCCTTGCAATGCACAACTACTACGATACCTACGGTACCCTGCCTCCTGCCTATGTGGCGGATGCGCAAGGCGAACCGCTTTATTCGTGGCGTGTTTTGCTTCTCCCCTTTATCGAAGAGAAGAAGTTGTACGAGCAGTTCCACCTGGACGAGCCTTGGTCGAGTGATCACAACCGAAAGCTGCTCAATAAGATGCCGGGTATCTATGAGAGCCCCTTTCATCCAGGTTCGGCGGAAGCGAAAGGAAAGACGCCTTACCGGGCAGTGGTCGACACCCGTGAGGAGCGAACCGTGCTGCGCCCGACGAAGGGGCGGAATTTCAGGGAGGTTACCGATGGGTTAGCTTTCAGCGCGCTGGTAATCGACGATCCGGTCCGCCTGGTTGAGTGGACCAAGCCGGAAGATATTGATCCGCTGCACCTGTTGGCTCTTACGCAGATCGGTGACAACGAGATGCACGGTATCCTGGTCTTGATGGGGGATGCGTCTTACACGTTCATTGGCGAGGCGAACCGCGACGAGTTAATCGGGATGATTTACTGCGACGATGGCCGAACGGGAAAAGATGAATCATGA
- a CDS encoding RNA polymerase sigma factor, producing MAASDIPELTDGEILSAVLAGDADRYAVIVKRYRRALLNLAYSYLGDSQSAEDAVQEAFLNSFKWLHTYDSRYSFRTWLWRILLNVCHRIREKGKKLPVTSTKLQAGHSDESPSPLETEVPCQVLSGLIDRERRGQVLKLLDKLTPIQAEAIRLRFFGEMKFQEIADAQGIGLPAAKARVRNGLLQLAKLIQNTCQELSEEHVR from the coding sequence ATGGCTGCTTCGGACATCCCTGAGTTGACTGATGGCGAGATCCTCTCGGCCGTTTTGGCGGGAGATGCGGATCGGTATGCCGTCATCGTGAAGCGGTATCGCCGTGCCCTGTTGAACCTGGCCTATAGCTACCTGGGGGATTCGCAGTCGGCAGAGGACGCCGTTCAGGAAGCGTTTCTTAATAGCTTCAAGTGGCTGCATACCTACGACTCGCGATATAGCTTCCGCACGTGGCTGTGGCGAATTCTGCTGAATGTTTGCCACCGAATTCGCGAGAAAGGGAAGAAGCTGCCTGTCACTTCGACCAAGCTTCAGGCGGGCCACAGTGACGAGAGCCCCTCACCATTAGAGACGGAAGTTCCCTGTCAGGTACTCTCTGGACTGATCGACCGAGAACGCCGCGGTCAGGTACTTAAGCTGCTCGATAAGCTGACTCCCATTCAAGCGGAAGCGATTCGCCTGAGATTCTTTGGCGAAATGAAATTTCAGGAGATCGCCGATGCGCAAGGCATCGGCCTGCCGGCTGCCAAGGCCCGCGTCCGCAATGGATTGCTGCAACTTGCGAAATTGATCCAGAACACTTGCCAAGAGCTTTCCGAGGAACACGTTCGATGA